In Natrinema amylolyticum, the following are encoded in one genomic region:
- a CDS encoding MEDS domain-containing protein: protein MSEPTSSSTEPNGPEIPEIGFETVRSSPGRRGSVEPVGEHDGNGHVAQIYETREEKFAAAVPFVGRGLERGDRIMYVVDESTEAEVRAALRDAGVDVDAALESGALSFHSVQETYLRNGSFDVDEMIEFYGDTISRATEEYEALRIVAEMTWLEAAETSIEQVMEYEQKINALFDRSDSFAVCQYDRGLFSPTVVRNVVRTHPYLIYDGVTCHNPYYTPPEEFLGEESLARENERMLGMLRDRAAANAELHQRERFLRRCYEVTSDPTLDFESKLERLLELGRERFDLEIGGLATVDREADRVDVEHVSTDHESDEPHLEFPLSETVCAMALETDGEVSIVEPATDGDDDRGSHSGRGFETYLGTALEVDGGSDRVFFFMSETPRDGAFSDSERTALHLMGQWIEYELDRRRRERELRERTEQLSALVETTPECIKTVAADGTLIQMNPAGLDMVEADAESDVVGECVYDLIAPEHRDRFREFNERICEGERETFEFDIVGLDGTRRHMESHAAPLPRPDGTTAHVALTRDVTEREERKQALRESENQLRALIEVLPVAVFVAEGDGRIVKWNDAAESIWGGEVAESESVAEYDQYDGWWADTGEPVEPDEWALARALRGDEVTDPDVIEIEGFDGERRTVLNHGMPVRNADGEVSRAVVTLIDITERREYQRKLEESNERLEQFAYAASHDLQEPLRMVTSYLQLLEDRYDDALDDDGEEFLAYAVDGADRMREMIDGLLEYSRIETQGDPFEPVELAGVLDDVLEDLQVQIDETDAEITAANLPRVTGDRRQLRQVFQNLLRNALTYNRSSSSRVHVDANRRGREWEISVRDNGIGIEPDEQERIFSVFDRLHSREEYDGTGLGLALCQRIVERHGGEIRVDSEPGEGSTFTITLPAETR from the coding sequence GTGAGCGAACCCACGTCCTCGAGTACTGAACCGAACGGGCCGGAGATTCCCGAAATCGGATTCGAGACGGTCCGATCGAGCCCGGGACGCCGCGGGTCAGTCGAGCCGGTCGGCGAGCACGACGGCAACGGTCACGTCGCACAGATCTACGAGACTCGCGAGGAGAAGTTTGCGGCCGCCGTCCCGTTCGTCGGCCGCGGGCTCGAGCGGGGCGACCGCATCATGTACGTCGTCGACGAGAGCACCGAAGCCGAGGTGCGGGCGGCGCTCCGCGACGCTGGGGTCGACGTCGACGCCGCGCTCGAGTCCGGTGCGTTATCGTTCCACTCCGTTCAGGAGACCTACCTCCGAAACGGATCGTTCGACGTCGACGAGATGATCGAGTTCTACGGCGACACCATCTCGAGGGCCACCGAGGAGTACGAGGCGCTTCGGATCGTCGCCGAGATGACGTGGCTCGAGGCCGCCGAGACGTCGATCGAGCAGGTCATGGAGTACGAACAGAAGATCAACGCGCTCTTCGATCGATCGGACTCGTTCGCGGTCTGTCAGTACGACCGCGGGCTGTTCTCGCCGACCGTCGTCCGAAACGTCGTCCGTACCCACCCCTACCTCATCTACGACGGGGTGACGTGTCACAATCCCTACTACACCCCGCCCGAGGAGTTCCTCGGCGAGGAGTCGCTCGCCCGCGAGAACGAACGGATGCTCGGAATGCTCCGAGATCGGGCCGCGGCGAACGCCGAACTCCATCAGCGCGAACGGTTCCTGCGCCGGTGCTACGAGGTCACGTCCGACCCGACGCTCGACTTCGAGTCGAAGCTCGAGCGGCTGCTCGAGCTTGGCCGCGAGCGGTTCGACCTCGAAATCGGGGGGCTGGCTACGGTGGATCGCGAGGCCGATCGCGTCGACGTCGAGCACGTCAGCACCGATCACGAGAGCGACGAGCCCCACCTCGAGTTCCCGCTGTCGGAGACGGTCTGTGCGATGGCCCTCGAGACCGACGGGGAGGTGAGCATCGTCGAGCCCGCGACGGACGGGGACGACGATCGCGGCAGCCACAGCGGCCGCGGGTTCGAGACCTATCTCGGCACCGCCCTCGAGGTCGACGGCGGCAGCGATCGAGTGTTCTTCTTCATGTCCGAGACGCCGCGCGACGGGGCGTTCTCGGACTCGGAGCGGACGGCCCTCCACCTGATGGGACAGTGGATCGAGTACGAACTCGATCGGCGACGGCGCGAGCGGGAACTCCGCGAGCGCACGGAGCAGTTGAGTGCACTCGTCGAGACCACGCCAGAGTGCATCAAGACCGTCGCCGCGGACGGCACGCTGATTCAGATGAACCCGGCCGGACTGGACATGGTGGAAGCCGACGCCGAGTCGGACGTGGTCGGCGAGTGCGTCTACGATCTGATCGCCCCCGAGCACCGCGACCGATTCCGCGAGTTCAACGAGCGGATCTGCGAGGGCGAGCGCGAGACCTTCGAGTTCGATATCGTCGGCTTGGACGGGACGCGCCGCCACATGGAATCGCACGCTGCGCCGCTGCCCAGACCCGACGGGACGACCGCCCACGTGGCGCTGACGCGAGACGTCACCGAACGAGAGGAGCGCAAGCAGGCGCTTCGAGAGAGCGAGAACCAGCTCCGGGCGCTCATCGAGGTGCTCCCGGTCGCCGTGTTCGTCGCCGAAGGCGACGGGCGGATCGTCAAGTGGAACGACGCCGCCGAATCGATCTGGGGCGGAGAGGTCGCTGAATCCGAATCGGTCGCCGAGTACGACCAGTACGACGGCTGGTGGGCGGACACGGGTGAGCCGGTCGAGCCCGACGAGTGGGCGCTCGCTCGGGCGCTCCGCGGCGACGAGGTCACTGACCCCGACGTGATCGAAATCGAAGGCTTCGACGGGGAGCGCCGCACCGTCCTGAACCACGGCATGCCCGTCCGGAACGCGGACGGCGAGGTGAGTCGCGCGGTCGTCACCCTCATCGACATCACCGAACGCAGGGAGTACCAGCGCAAACTTGAGGAGTCCAACGAGCGCTTGGAGCAGTTCGCCTACGCCGCCTCCCACGACTTGCAGGAACCGCTCCGGATGGTGACGAGCTACCTCCAGTTGCTCGAGGACCGGTACGACGACGCGCTCGACGACGACGGCGAGGAGTTCCTCGCGTACGCCGTCGATGGGGCCGATCGAATGCGAGAGATGATCGACGGCCTCCTCGAGTACTCGCGAATCGAGACGCAGGGCGATCCCTTCGAACCGGTCGAACTGGCGGGCGTTCTCGACGACGTGCTCGAGGACCTGCAGGTACAGATCGACGAGACCGACGCCGAGATAACGGCCGCGAACCTCCCCCGCGTGACGGGCGACAGGCGCCAGCTCCGTCAGGTCTTCCAGAACCTCCTGCGGAACGCACTGACGTACAACAGGAGTTCGTCTTCCCGCGTTCACGTCGACGCGAACCGACGAGGGCGGGAGTGGGAGATCTCGGTCCGCGATAACGGGATCGGCATCGAACCGGACGAGCAGGAGCGGATATTCTCCGTCTTCGATCGGTTGCACAGCCGCGAGGAGTACGACGGGACGGGGCTCGGGTTAGCGCTCTGTCAGCGCATCGTCGAACGCCACGGCGGGGAGATCCGAGTCGACTCCGAACCGGGCGAGGGGTCGACGTTCACGATCACGCTCCCCGCCGAGACGCGCTGA
- a CDS encoding glycosyltransferase family 4 protein, with translation MRIAFVSFETVHHRDTETNQRFRTVCEILAERGHDVHWYCAGFWAGEESTYEYEGITYHAVATGTEARTSFLLRLPFVLAAASPDVIHVGARPPSQVVAARWGATMARAPLVLEWYGDGGIDDTRWTRFATGRPDRIVTPSELVGTWVRELGADGDVIETIPNPIDCDRIRDVEPSEDVDVIYARRLDEGANLESLLLGLAELRDRDWRATVVGDGPERDAYEGLASDLRIEDRVTFVGDLDLEERIAAYRGAHVFAQTADHCVFPTEMLWALAAGCVGIVEYHANSSAHELVEGWDRGFRTTSEDELAAAILDAGDLEHRTYDEAFADYDRSAVADRYLERYRTLRDEHGVL, from the coding sequence ATGCGAATCGCGTTCGTCTCGTTCGAAACGGTTCACCACCGCGATACTGAGACGAACCAGCGGTTTCGGACCGTCTGCGAGATCCTCGCCGAGCGCGGGCACGACGTCCACTGGTACTGCGCCGGGTTCTGGGCCGGTGAGGAGTCCACGTACGAATACGAGGGGATAACTTACCACGCGGTCGCGACCGGAACGGAAGCCCGGACCTCGTTTCTCCTGCGACTACCGTTCGTCCTCGCGGCGGCGAGCCCGGACGTGATTCACGTCGGCGCGCGGCCGCCGAGCCAGGTCGTCGCGGCCAGGTGGGGCGCGACGATGGCGCGTGCACCGCTCGTCCTCGAGTGGTACGGCGACGGCGGCATCGACGACACGCGGTGGACGCGGTTCGCGACGGGTCGCCCGGACCGGATCGTCACGCCGTCGGAACTCGTCGGAACGTGGGTCCGGGAACTCGGGGCCGACGGCGACGTCATCGAGACGATTCCGAATCCGATCGACTGCGATCGAATTCGAGACGTCGAACCGAGCGAGGACGTCGACGTGATCTACGCCCGGCGGCTCGACGAGGGCGCTAACCTCGAGAGCCTGCTGTTGGGGCTGGCCGAACTCCGCGACCGCGATTGGCGGGCGACGGTCGTCGGCGACGGGCCCGAACGGGACGCCTACGAGGGGCTCGCGAGCGATCTCCGGATCGAGGACCGGGTGACCTTCGTCGGCGACCTCGATCTCGAGGAGCGGATCGCAGCCTACCGCGGGGCTCACGTCTTCGCGCAGACGGCGGATCACTGCGTCTTCCCGACGGAGATGCTATGGGCGCTGGCCGCGGGCTGTGTCGGCATCGTAGAGTACCACGCGAACTCGAGCGCCCACGAACTCGTCGAAGGGTGGGACCGGGGGTTCCGAACGACCAGCGAGGACGAGCTCGCGGCGGCCATCCTCGACGCGGGCGACCTCGAGCACCGCACGTACGACGAGGCCTTCGCGGACTACGACCGGTCGGCGGTGGCCGACCGGTACCTCGAGCGATACCGGACGCTTCGGGACGAGCACGGCGTGCTGTAG
- the trpB gene encoding tryptophan synthase subunit beta has product MENGSFEGYGGRHVPEPLREPLEQLATAYDDIAGTDEFQSELRGLLEEFAGRPTPLYYARNLSERYGADIYLKREDLLHGGAHKINNCLGQALLAKRAGRDRLIAETGAGQHGTATAMVGALLGLETEIYMGKKDVERQEMNVFRMRLMGAEVNEVTRGDEGLADAVDAALEDFAENVENTHYLVGSVVGPDPFPRMVRDFQSVIGREAREQIRERTGDLPDAAVACVGGGSNAIGLFHAFRDDPVDFYGAEGGGEGSDSSRHAAPLAEGTDDVIHGMKTRVIDDDVDVHSVSAGLDYPGVGPEHAMFRAVGRCEYTGVTDDEALAAFRELSETEGIIPALESSHGIARAIELAEAGEHDTILVNLSGRGDKDMETAAAKFDL; this is encoded by the coding sequence ATGGAAAACGGATCTTTCGAGGGATACGGCGGGCGACACGTGCCGGAACCGCTTCGAGAGCCGCTCGAGCAACTGGCAACGGCTTACGACGACATCGCCGGCACCGACGAGTTCCAGTCGGAACTGCGAGGGCTGCTCGAGGAGTTCGCCGGCCGACCGACGCCGCTGTACTACGCGCGCAACCTGAGCGAGCGCTACGGGGCCGACATCTACCTCAAGCGGGAAGACCTGCTCCACGGCGGGGCCCACAAGATCAACAACTGTCTCGGGCAGGCCCTGTTGGCCAAACGGGCCGGTCGCGATCGACTGATCGCCGAGACCGGAGCCGGTCAGCACGGCACCGCGACCGCGATGGTCGGCGCCCTGCTCGGCCTCGAGACGGAGATCTACATGGGGAAAAAGGACGTCGAGCGCCAGGAGATGAACGTCTTCCGGATGCGCCTGATGGGCGCCGAAGTCAACGAGGTCACCCGGGGCGATGAGGGCCTCGCAGACGCCGTCGACGCCGCGCTCGAGGACTTCGCGGAGAACGTCGAGAACACGCACTACCTGGTGGGCAGCGTCGTCGGCCCCGACCCGTTCCCGCGGATGGTCCGGGACTTCCAGAGCGTCATCGGCCGGGAGGCCCGCGAGCAGATTCGAGAGCGAACGGGCGACCTGCCCGACGCCGCGGTCGCCTGCGTCGGCGGCGGCTCGAACGCGATCGGCCTCTTCCACGCGTTCCGGGACGATCCCGTCGACTTCTACGGTGCCGAGGGCGGCGGCGAGGGATCGGACTCGAGCCGCCACGCCGCCCCGCTCGCCGAGGGGACGGACGACGTCATTCACGGGATGAAGACGCGCGTCATCGACGACGACGTCGACGTCCACTCCGTCTCGGCGGGACTGGACTATCCCGGCGTCGGCCCCGAACACGCCATGTTCCGTGCCGTCGGTCGCTGCGAGTACACGGGCGTCACGGACGACGAAGCGCTCGCGGCCTTCCGGGAACTGAGCGAGACCGAGGGGATCATCCCCGCGCTCGAGTCAAGCCACGGGATCGCTCGCGCGATCGAACTCGCGGAAGCCGGCGAGCACGACACCATCCTCGTGAATCTCTCGGGGCGCGGCGACAAGGACATGGAGACGGCGGCCGCGAAGTTCGACCTCTGA
- a CDS encoding phosphatase PAP2 family protein, which yields MSRGIGWFDAFREVAPEWAVVVLGLVTQLGDVWFLGVLVGALYWLETDNREQIAAVFGLLLAGLSLITALKHVFALPRPERVLVEVGALPETIHPLYEATATATGYGFPSGHALLTTIVYLSLAEYGAVGTRRRRYLGAAGIVTAVCFSRVGLGVHYLVDVVAGVGVGLVFLLLAWGFLDRYPSRRGTLGFGLAVALAAVALVTSAVDPDAVLLFGASVGAFAGWQFAVLARGLDEGRGPIRRSRALTARAVAVVAGIASLVALSGYYWPVLLLAGSGVLGLVVAAFVTVPVLYRSERGSGI from the coding sequence ATGTCTCGAGGGATCGGCTGGTTCGACGCGTTTCGTGAGGTCGCCCCCGAGTGGGCCGTCGTCGTGCTCGGACTGGTGACCCAGCTCGGCGATGTGTGGTTTCTCGGCGTGCTCGTCGGGGCGCTCTACTGGCTGGAGACCGACAACCGGGAGCAGATCGCCGCCGTCTTCGGGTTGCTGCTGGCCGGCCTCTCGCTCATCACGGCGTTGAAACACGTCTTCGCGCTGCCGCGACCGGAGCGCGTGCTCGTGGAGGTCGGGGCGCTCCCGGAGACGATCCACCCGCTGTACGAGGCCACTGCGACGGCGACCGGCTACGGGTTTCCCAGCGGCCACGCCCTGCTGACGACGATCGTCTACCTGAGCCTGGCCGAGTACGGCGCAGTCGGCACGCGCCGGCGGCGATACCTCGGCGCCGCGGGGATCGTGACCGCGGTCTGTTTCTCTCGAGTCGGCCTCGGCGTCCACTACCTCGTCGACGTCGTCGCCGGCGTCGGCGTCGGGCTGGTCTTTCTCCTCCTCGCGTGGGGGTTCCTGGACCGGTATCCCTCCCGTCGGGGCACGCTCGGATTCGGACTGGCCGTCGCCCTCGCCGCCGTCGCGCTCGTGACGAGTGCCGTCGACCCCGACGCCGTCCTCCTGTTCGGCGCGTCGGTCGGCGCGTTCGCCGGTTGGCAGTTCGCCGTCCTCGCTCGAGGGCTGGACGAGGGCCGCGGCCCGATTCGACGCAGCCGCGCGCTCACTGCGAGAGCCGTCGCCGTCGTCGCCGGAATCGCGTCGCTCGTCGCCCTCTCGGGCTACTACTGGCCCGTCCTGTTGCTCGCTGGAAGCGGCGTCCTCGGGCTCGTCGTCGCCGCGTTCGTCACCGTCCCCGTGCTCTACCGTTCCGAGCGCGGGAGCGGTATCTGA
- a CDS encoding NADH-quinone oxidoreductase subunit D, with translation MSETSEPERERIDPEYDHQREEGVDEGRLETLLSEYAIGRDDHENAPAFVIRPDDVQAVVRLLRDEAGFDHLSCITPQQYEDRYESIIHMTKYEQRTHEVTLIVPLPTGAPVCESAEPVFRTADWHEREAFDLVGIEYAGHPNLTRILLPESWQGHPLALDYDQDKPQVVSYTEHANPLAEDHRGEESETMFLNIGPHHPATHGVLHLETVLDGETVADVEPDIGYLHRCEEQMCQSGTYRHQIIPYADRWDYTANLPNEWAVARAIEDIADIEVPEYAQILRTMSTEFGRMLGHFLAVSTFALDVYGDFTAIFQYGMRDREVVQDILEDLTGQRMMFYYFRLGGVCWDLPEPREEFIEKCRDFLDELPAKVDEYHDLLTGNEIFQRRTMGTGVLEPEVAKSYGVTGPVARGSGIDYDVRRDDPYGYYENLEWDVVTEDSCDNHARVLVRLREVEESAKIIEQCLDLLEDWPEDERTVQSNVPRTLKPDAGTETYRAVEIAKGELGVYIRADGSNSPARFKIRSPCFHNLSALPEMAEGEYVADLIASLGSLDIVLGSVDR, from the coding sequence ATGAGTGAGACATCGGAACCCGAGCGCGAACGCATCGACCCGGAGTACGATCATCAGCGCGAGGAGGGGGTCGACGAGGGCCGACTCGAGACCCTGCTCTCCGAGTACGCGATCGGACGGGACGATCACGAGAACGCGCCCGCGTTCGTGATCCGACCGGACGACGTACAGGCGGTGGTGCGCCTGCTGCGCGACGAGGCGGGGTTCGACCACCTCTCGTGTATCACGCCCCAGCAGTACGAGGACCGCTACGAGTCGATCATCCACATGACGAAGTACGAGCAGCGGACCCACGAGGTGACGCTAATCGTGCCGCTGCCGACGGGGGCACCCGTTTGCGAGTCCGCCGAACCCGTCTTCCGAACCGCGGACTGGCACGAGCGGGAGGCCTTCGACCTCGTCGGGATCGAGTACGCGGGCCACCCGAATCTCACGCGTATTCTCCTCCCCGAATCGTGGCAGGGCCATCCGCTCGCGCTGGACTACGATCAGGACAAACCGCAGGTCGTCAGCTACACCGAACACGCGAACCCGCTCGCGGAGGACCACCGCGGGGAGGAGTCGGAGACGATGTTTCTCAATATCGGCCCCCACCATCCGGCGACCCACGGCGTCCTCCACCTCGAGACGGTGCTCGACGGTGAGACGGTGGCCGACGTCGAACCGGACATCGGCTATCTGCACCGCTGCGAGGAGCAGATGTGCCAATCGGGGACCTATCGTCACCAGATCATCCCCTACGCGGACCGCTGGGACTATACGGCGAACCTGCCCAACGAGTGGGCGGTCGCCCGTGCGATCGAGGACATCGCCGACATCGAGGTTCCCGAGTACGCCCAGATCCTGCGAACGATGTCGACCGAGTTCGGCCGCATGCTCGGTCACTTCCTCGCGGTCTCGACGTTCGCGCTGGACGTCTACGGCGACTTCACCGCCATCTTCCAGTACGGCATGCGCGATCGGGAGGTCGTCCAGGACATCCTGGAGGACCTGACCGGCCAGCGGATGATGTTCTACTACTTCCGGCTCGGCGGCGTCTGCTGGGACCTGCCCGAGCCTCGCGAGGAGTTCATCGAGAAGTGCCGGGACTTCCTCGACGAGCTCCCCGCAAAGGTCGACGAGTACCACGACCTGCTGACCGGCAACGAGATCTTTCAGCGACGAACGATGGGTACCGGTGTTCTCGAGCCCGAGGTCGCCAAGAGCTACGGCGTTACCGGACCCGTCGCCCGCGGCTCCGGCATCGATTACGACGTCCGGCGGGACGACCCCTACGGCTACTACGAGAACCTCGAGTGGGACGTCGTCACCGAGGACAGTTGCGACAACCACGCGCGCGTGCTCGTCCGCCTCCGCGAGGTCGAGGAGTCCGCGAAGATCATCGAGCAGTGTCTCGACTTACTCGAGGACTGGCCCGAGGACGAGCGGACGGTCCAGAGCAACGTCCCCCGGACGCTCAAGCCGGACGCGGGGACCGAGACCTACCGCGCCGTCGAGATCGCGAAGGGCGAACTCGGCGTCTACATCCGCGCGGACGGCTCGAACTCGCCGGCCCGATTCAAGATCCGCAGCCCCTGTTTCCACAACCTCTCGGCGCTGCCCGAGATGGCCGAGGGCGAGTACGTCGCGGACCTGATCGCGTCGCTGGGCAGCCTCGACATCGTGCTGGGCAGCGTCGATCGCTGA
- a CDS encoding HIT family protein: protein MEGDCEFCRIAAGERSAHVLYEDDRTVAFLDENPAMTGHSLVIPRTHEEDVLTIDEPTSTAVFETVRTVSNALEAALEPSGFSVFHTSGPLVGTVDHAHVHLVPRFADDDVALSLPRDRLEADEATRLRNRVRATL, encoded by the coding sequence ATGGAAGGAGACTGTGAGTTTTGCCGGATCGCCGCCGGTGAGCGATCGGCACACGTCCTCTACGAGGACGATCGGACAGTCGCGTTTCTCGACGAGAACCCGGCCATGACGGGGCACAGCCTCGTGATTCCGCGGACCCACGAGGAGGACGTCTTGACGATCGACGAACCGACATCGACGGCCGTCTTCGAGACGGTCCGCACCGTTTCGAACGCGTTGGAGGCGGCGCTCGAGCCGAGCGGGTTCAGCGTCTTTCACACCAGCGGACCGCTGGTCGGGACCGTCGATCACGCCCACGTCCACCTCGTGCCCCGCTTCGCGGACGATGACGTGGCGCTGTCGTTACCGCGGGATCGGCTCGAGGCCGACGAGGCGACGCGACTGCGAAATCGCGTTCGAGCGACCCTCTGA